One part of the Anopheles coustani chromosome 2, idAnoCousDA_361_x.2, whole genome shotgun sequence genome encodes these proteins:
- the LOC131263971 gene encoding gamma-tubulin complex component 2 homolog isoform X1, producing the protein MSELVTKKLLGELVKKSGCTYSVDNIITIFHNRDGKHSNKRLVSLLAQLFKPIPNGSKYVELYAPSNTKESFPSLVMVLNRFASDLKHAHADKTNSLRQQQEEHPVTQPAVKIDSIVATTESVHKRGTLFESPPLCSTRISPDQVTPENVQQIKEKIVQATSGGVGVTRLSTSTALPSDGVISSHLQNRPYFEFSHRKAPIVAWNFNYDELVPRQSKSNVAAIPVASQEPIVLKEVLNCLIGVKGSLIVPKKCATRSEEGLLLSEMEFEISNQLTESCSDMVKELLPLVTNVACVQQFIEESSILEGGVVLQALRSVLKSIMTDYFLSIAQLDDLRCRKGLCIQRLLQFLKPVFPTMEELAATVAEIRRTNSRGGQVLTLLHDRITATSGTSHAQRVLVHLIESAAVPFMEMLQLWIYRGVINDPQQEFLIEHSAVELTENDLVDYWEKQYSTRCDKIPCFLAKYADIILRTGKYLNVVRVCGSADFQPVANGIDNGYVPEDSAKQLLRYKHFDQSYIDAIEEAYNVASSSLLNLIMNKYDLMGRLLSVKRYFLLQQGDFITEFMDAVEEDLKKNVDSLHPIRLANLLDVTLGLSSAKYDEYHDDLKTMLLPYGIVTQISKIVNKEDAFVDTLSDTSQLKGIECFTFTYKAQWPVSIVLNLWTISKYQMLFRQLFYLKYVERILCRVWIANNETRRFAPNPAKLYRSAFTLRQKMLIAIQGFESYMMIEVIEPNWHIFYQNMKQVNNIDDVLNYHQDFLDQCLKNCMLTVPDLLKPIINLCNICIKFCDFLAESQRHFVDAELTCMLASSDDFSLSSESDYELHASQQNATSMEPTETFSERVEQFRQDFTNQLMTLLRKITDVATLSTSERFINLIYRINFNSYYSEANEN; encoded by the exons ATGTCGGAACTCGTTACAAAGAAATTACTAGGGGAGCTAGTAAAAAAATCAGG TTGTACATATTCGGTGGATAATATAATTACTATCTTTCATAACCGCGATGGAAAACATAGCAACAAGCGACTTGTATCGCTTTTGGCGCAATTGTTCAAACCCATTCCGAATGGAAGCAAGTACGTCGAACTGTATGCTCCCTCGAATAC AAAAGAATCCTTTCCCTCGTTAGTGAtggttttgaaccgatttgcgAGCGATTTGAAACACGCACACGCTGATAAGACCAACAGCCTCCGGCAACAGCAAGAGGAGCATCCTGTTACGCAGCCGGCAGTTAAAATTGACTCCATTGTAGCAACTACCGAATCGGTGCACAAACGTGGGACGCTATTCGAAAGCCCTCCCCTCTGCTCGACCCGCATCAGCCCAGATCAAGTGACACCGGAAAATGTACAACAAATCAAGGAAAAAATTGTACAGGCAACGTCCGGCGGTGTTGGTGTGACCCGTCTGTCGACTTCGACCGCCCTTCCGTCGGATGGTGTTATTTCATCACACCTTCAGAACCGTCCGTACTTTGAGTTCTCCCACCGGAAGGCTCCCATCGTGGCGTGGAACTTCAACTACGACGAGCTAGTCCCGCGACAGAGCAAGTCGAACGTAGCTGCCATTCCGGTTGCCTCACAGGAACCGATCGTGCTTAAGGAGGTCCTCAATTGCTTGATCGGTGTGAAGGGTTCGTTGATCGTGCCGAAAAAATGTGCCACGCGTAGCGAGGAAGGTTTGCTGTTGTCTGAGATGGAGTTCGAAATCTCAAACCAACTGACCGAGTCGTGCTCGGACATGGTGAAGGAGTTGCTTCCTCTCGTGACGAACGTGGCCTGCGTGCAGCAATTCATCGAAGAGTCGAGCATCCTTGAGGGTGGTGTCGTTTTGCAGGCCCTCCGCTCCGTTCTGAAGTCCATTATGACCGACTACTTTCTCTCGATAGCGCAGCTGGATGATTTGCGCTGCCGGAAGGGGCTGTGCATACAACGATTACTGCAGTTCCTGAAGCCCGTGTTTCCCACGATGGAAGAGCTAGCGGCGACGGTAGCGGAAATTCGACGTACAAATAGTCGCGGTGGGCAGGTTTTGACGCTGCTGCACGATAGGATTACCGCCACCAGTGGCACAAGTCACGCGCAACGTGTTTTGGTACACCTTATCGAATCGGCCGCCGTCCCGTTTATGGAGATGCTACAGCTGTGGATTTACCGCGGAGTGATCAACGATCCACAGCAGGAGTTTCTCATCGAGCACAGTGCCGTGGAGTTGACCGAAAACGATCTGGTAGACTACTGGGAGAAGCAGTATTCCACTCGGTGCGACAAGATACCCTGTTTTCTTGCCAAGTATGCCGATATTATCCTGCGCACCGGAAAGTATTTGAACGTCGTGCGCGTCTGTGGAAGTGCAGACTTTCAACCGGTCGCAAACGGCATCGACAACGGTTATGTCCCGGAGGATTCGGCGAAACAGCTGCTTCGCTATAAGCATTTCGACCAGTCGTATATCGATGCTATCGAGGAAGCGTACAATGTGGCATCCTCCTCGTTGCTGAATCTCATTATGAACAAATATGACCTGATGGGTCGGCTGCTTTCCGTGAAGCGCTACTTTCTGCTGCAACAGGGTGACTTTATTACCGAGTTTATGGATGCCGTCGAGGAGGACCTCAAGAAGAACGTGGATAGTCTTCATCCGATCCGATTGGCAAACTTGCTCGACGTGACGCTTGGTCTGTCGTCCGCCAAGTACGACGAGTATCATGACGATTTGAAAACGATGCTGCTCCCTTACGGTATCGTAACCCAAATCTCGAAGATCGTCAACAAGGAGGACGCATTCGTCGATACACTCAGCGACACGTCGCAGCTGAAGGGTATCGAGTGTTTCACCTTTACGTACAAAGCACAGTGGCCTGTTTCGATCGTGCTGAACCTGTGGACCATCTCCAAGTACCAGATGCTGTTCCGCCAGCTGTTCTATCTGAAGTACGTCGAGCGGATACTGTGCCGTGTGTGGATCGCAAACAATGAAACACGCCGCTTCGCTCCCAATCCGGCCAAGTTGTACCGGTCCGCGTTTACCTTGCGTCAGAAGATGCTTATCGCTATTCAGGGCTTTGAATCGTACATGATGATTGAGGTGATCGAACCAAATTGGCACATTTTCTATCAGAACATGAAACAG GTAAACAATATCGACGATGTGTTGAACTATCATCAAGATTTCCTGGACCAGTGTCTGAAGAACTGTATGCTAACCGTGCCAGATTTGCTTAAACCTATCATCAACTTATGCAACATTTGCATTAAGTTTTGCGATTTTCTTGCG GAGTCACAGCGCCACTTTGTCGATGCCGAGCTGACATGCATGCTTGCCTCGAGTGATGACTTCTCACTGTCTTCCGAATCCGATTATGAATTACACGCTTCGCAACAG AATGCTACTTCAATGGAACCGACGGAAACATTCTCAGAGCGGGTTGAACAGTTCCGCCAAGATTTTACCAACCAGCTGATGACGCTGTTGCGAAAGATTACCGACGTTGCAACGCTGAGTACATCGGAACGGtttataaatttgatttacAG GATCAACTTCAACTCCTACTACAGTGAAGCGAATGAAAACTAA
- the LOC131263971 gene encoding gamma-tubulin complex component 2 homolog isoform X2: MSELVTKKLLGELVKKSGCTYSVDNIITIFHNRDGKHSNKRLVSLLAQLFKPIPNGSKYVELYAPSNTKESFPSLVMVLNRFASDLKHAHADKTNSLRQQQEEHPVTQPAVKIDSIVATTESVHKRGTLFESPPLCSTRISPDQVTPENVQQIKEKIVQATSGGVGVTRLSTSTALPSDGVISSHLQNRPYFEFSHRKAPIVAWNFNYDELVPRQSKSNVAAIPVASQEPIVLKEVLNCLIGVKGSLIVPKKCATRSEEGLLLSEMEFEISNQLTESCSDMVKELLPLVTNVACVQQFIEESSILEGGVVLQALRSVLKSIMTDYFLSIAQLDDLRCRKGLCIQRLLQFLKPVFPTMEELAATVAEIRRTNSRGGQVLTLLHDRITATSGTSHAQRVLVHLIESAAVPFMEMLQLWIYRGVINDPQQEFLIEHSAVELTENDLVDYWEKQYSTRCDKIPCFLAKYADIILRTGKYLNVVRVCGSADFQPVANGIDNGYVPEDSAKQLLRYKHFDQSYIDAIEEAYNVASSSLLNLIMNKYDLMGRLLSVKRYFLLQQGDFITEFMDAVEEDLKKNVDSLHPIRLANLLDVTLGLSSAKYDEYHDDLKTMLLPYGIVTQISKIVNKEDAFVDTLSDTSQLKGIECFTFTYKAQWPVSIVLNLWTISKYQMLFRQLFYLKYVERILCRVWIANNETRRFAPNPAKLYRSAFTLRQKMLIAIQGFESYMMIEVIEPNWHIFYQNMKQVNNIDDVLNYHQDFLDQCLKNCMLTVPDLLKPIINLCNICIKFCDFLANATSMEPTETFSERVEQFRQDFTNQLMTLLRKITDVATLSTSERFINLIYRINFNSYYSEANEN, encoded by the exons ATGTCGGAACTCGTTACAAAGAAATTACTAGGGGAGCTAGTAAAAAAATCAGG TTGTACATATTCGGTGGATAATATAATTACTATCTTTCATAACCGCGATGGAAAACATAGCAACAAGCGACTTGTATCGCTTTTGGCGCAATTGTTCAAACCCATTCCGAATGGAAGCAAGTACGTCGAACTGTATGCTCCCTCGAATAC AAAAGAATCCTTTCCCTCGTTAGTGAtggttttgaaccgatttgcgAGCGATTTGAAACACGCACACGCTGATAAGACCAACAGCCTCCGGCAACAGCAAGAGGAGCATCCTGTTACGCAGCCGGCAGTTAAAATTGACTCCATTGTAGCAACTACCGAATCGGTGCACAAACGTGGGACGCTATTCGAAAGCCCTCCCCTCTGCTCGACCCGCATCAGCCCAGATCAAGTGACACCGGAAAATGTACAACAAATCAAGGAAAAAATTGTACAGGCAACGTCCGGCGGTGTTGGTGTGACCCGTCTGTCGACTTCGACCGCCCTTCCGTCGGATGGTGTTATTTCATCACACCTTCAGAACCGTCCGTACTTTGAGTTCTCCCACCGGAAGGCTCCCATCGTGGCGTGGAACTTCAACTACGACGAGCTAGTCCCGCGACAGAGCAAGTCGAACGTAGCTGCCATTCCGGTTGCCTCACAGGAACCGATCGTGCTTAAGGAGGTCCTCAATTGCTTGATCGGTGTGAAGGGTTCGTTGATCGTGCCGAAAAAATGTGCCACGCGTAGCGAGGAAGGTTTGCTGTTGTCTGAGATGGAGTTCGAAATCTCAAACCAACTGACCGAGTCGTGCTCGGACATGGTGAAGGAGTTGCTTCCTCTCGTGACGAACGTGGCCTGCGTGCAGCAATTCATCGAAGAGTCGAGCATCCTTGAGGGTGGTGTCGTTTTGCAGGCCCTCCGCTCCGTTCTGAAGTCCATTATGACCGACTACTTTCTCTCGATAGCGCAGCTGGATGATTTGCGCTGCCGGAAGGGGCTGTGCATACAACGATTACTGCAGTTCCTGAAGCCCGTGTTTCCCACGATGGAAGAGCTAGCGGCGACGGTAGCGGAAATTCGACGTACAAATAGTCGCGGTGGGCAGGTTTTGACGCTGCTGCACGATAGGATTACCGCCACCAGTGGCACAAGTCACGCGCAACGTGTTTTGGTACACCTTATCGAATCGGCCGCCGTCCCGTTTATGGAGATGCTACAGCTGTGGATTTACCGCGGAGTGATCAACGATCCACAGCAGGAGTTTCTCATCGAGCACAGTGCCGTGGAGTTGACCGAAAACGATCTGGTAGACTACTGGGAGAAGCAGTATTCCACTCGGTGCGACAAGATACCCTGTTTTCTTGCCAAGTATGCCGATATTATCCTGCGCACCGGAAAGTATTTGAACGTCGTGCGCGTCTGTGGAAGTGCAGACTTTCAACCGGTCGCAAACGGCATCGACAACGGTTATGTCCCGGAGGATTCGGCGAAACAGCTGCTTCGCTATAAGCATTTCGACCAGTCGTATATCGATGCTATCGAGGAAGCGTACAATGTGGCATCCTCCTCGTTGCTGAATCTCATTATGAACAAATATGACCTGATGGGTCGGCTGCTTTCCGTGAAGCGCTACTTTCTGCTGCAACAGGGTGACTTTATTACCGAGTTTATGGATGCCGTCGAGGAGGACCTCAAGAAGAACGTGGATAGTCTTCATCCGATCCGATTGGCAAACTTGCTCGACGTGACGCTTGGTCTGTCGTCCGCCAAGTACGACGAGTATCATGACGATTTGAAAACGATGCTGCTCCCTTACGGTATCGTAACCCAAATCTCGAAGATCGTCAACAAGGAGGACGCATTCGTCGATACACTCAGCGACACGTCGCAGCTGAAGGGTATCGAGTGTTTCACCTTTACGTACAAAGCACAGTGGCCTGTTTCGATCGTGCTGAACCTGTGGACCATCTCCAAGTACCAGATGCTGTTCCGCCAGCTGTTCTATCTGAAGTACGTCGAGCGGATACTGTGCCGTGTGTGGATCGCAAACAATGAAACACGCCGCTTCGCTCCCAATCCGGCCAAGTTGTACCGGTCCGCGTTTACCTTGCGTCAGAAGATGCTTATCGCTATTCAGGGCTTTGAATCGTACATGATGATTGAGGTGATCGAACCAAATTGGCACATTTTCTATCAGAACATGAAACAG GTAAACAATATCGACGATGTGTTGAACTATCATCAAGATTTCCTGGACCAGTGTCTGAAGAACTGTATGCTAACCGTGCCAGATTTGCTTAAACCTATCATCAACTTATGCAACATTTGCATTAAGTTTTGCGATTTTCTTGCG AATGCTACTTCAATGGAACCGACGGAAACATTCTCAGAGCGGGTTGAACAGTTCCGCCAAGATTTTACCAACCAGCTGATGACGCTGTTGCGAAAGATTACCGACGTTGCAACGCTGAGTACATCGGAACGGtttataaatttgatttacAG GATCAACTTCAACTCCTACTACAGTGAAGCGAATGAAAACTAA
- the LOC131263974 gene encoding zinc finger protein 484-like: protein MAIYRLQRFPSVCMHCLKPVDLQTNFTSINSYHDELHCTIEQKSAELFGVPGSNDMREIPAAVRNMLPNQICQECLLAMVAFHQYQSKLRCLMKFSVGLAHLLHSNADPLVELFGIHGRYLVQVLKSFNICRGKEEYITLEMLLQEVTGFDQYKNRDSEDSATSGEGRQSQSPYNSNDLFISEEYCEPRRPCVSQKMQKAGPNRNTEIERERKQLSNLKSDKAVVTDLKKRKSDKSVKNNATTTFIEGTSLCKCKYDFCDKIFTDLLSMKKHIRKDHKTFVCNICGSVRQFYSHYKHHMARHNTSTIFICEYCNAEYSTKQELINHLKVVHIVNPDEECTCNVCGVVCRGKYHFNRHMKSHNIERKFVCPVCSKAFKTSHHLRRHADVHQKLQYRCAMCDTSYGRRDKMRAHLEIVHNIQSYFVCVVCLATFDEDGLLQQHMERHRNPKMLECCTCLGVFLSEADLKDHCCITYQDSYLCCGRDFRYHSYYNKHMMVEHGIKCNVRVKPPKDKLLSQYRALRPAAKPLISCDSCNEHFNSKQEFRNHQKTCSKTSNSFTLESLSIELLSEME, encoded by the exons ATGGCCATATATCGTTTACAACGATTTCCTAGTGTTTGTATGCATTGTTTGAAACCTGTTGATTTGCAGACCAATTTTACATCTATTAACTCTTACCATGATGAGCTGCACTGCACAATCGAACAGAAAAGTGCTGAGCTTTTCGGAGTGCCTGGTAGCAATGATATG AGGGAAATTCCCGCGGCTGTACGTAACATGCTTCCAAATCAGATATGCCAAGAATGCCTGCTTGCAATGGTTGCCTTTCATCAGTATCAATCAAAATTGAGATGCCTGATGAAATTCAGTGTAGGACTCGCCCATTTGTTGCACTCTAATGCAGATCCTCTTGTTGAATTGTTCGGCATACATGGGCGATATTTGGTGCAAGTATTGAAAAGCTTTAACATATGCCGTGGAAAGGAAGAGTACATCACGCTAGAGATGCTCTTGCAAGAGGTAACCGGGTTTGACCAGTATAAAAACAGAGATAGTGAGGATTCCGCAACATCTGGTGAAGGGCGTCAATCTCAATCGCCCTACAATTCGAATGATCTATTTATCAGTGAAGAATATTGCGAACCACGAAGACCTTGCGTATCCCAAAAAATGCAAAAGGCGGGGCCAAATAGAAACACagaaatagagagagaaaggaagcaGCTTAGCAACTTAAAAAGCGATAAAGCGGTAGTAACTGAtctgaagaaaaggaaaagcgataaatcagtgaaaaataatgcaaCCACAACATTCATCGAAGGTACATCACTCTGCAAGTGCAAGTATGATTTCTGTGACAAAATTTTCACTGATCTTCTGAGCATGAAGAAACATATTCGCAAAGACCACAAAACTTTTGTTTGTAACATCTGTGGAAGCGTGAGGCAATTCTATTCGCATTATAAACATCACATGGCGCGCCACAATACAAGCACGATCTTCATATGCGAATATTGTAATGCAGAGTATAGCACAAAGCAGGAGCTTATCAATCATCTAAAAGTAGTCCACATTGTTAATCCCGATGAGGAATGTACTTGCAACGTTTGTGGAGTAGTTTGTCGGGG GAAATATCATTTTAATCGACACATGAAGAGTCACAACATTGAGCGAAAGTTCGTATGCCCTGTTTGCTCGAAGGCGTTTAAAACATCCCACCATCTCCGGCGCCATGCAGACGTCCACCAGAAATTGCAGTATCGATGCGCAATGTGTGACACGAGCTACGGAAGAAGAGATAAAATGCGTGCCCATCTCGAAATCGTACACAAC ATTCAGAGCtactttgtgtgtgtggtttgccTTGCAACGTTTGATGAGGACGGCTTGCTGCAGCAGCACATGGAACGGCACCGGAATCCGAAGATGCTCGAATGCTGCACGTGTTTGGGGGTGTTTTTGAGCGAAGCAGATCTCAAAGATCACTGTTGCATAACGTACCAGGATAGCTACCTGTGCTGTGGAAGAGACTTTCGCTATCACTCTTATTACAACAAACACATGATGGTTGAGCATGGAATAAAGTGTAATGTACGAGTGAAACCTCCAAAAGACAAGCTGCTCAGTCAGTATCGTGCCTTAAGACCAGCCGCAAAG CCTCTAATTTCATGCGATAGCTGCAATGAACATTTCAACTCAAAACAAGAGTTTCGAAACCATCAAAAGACATGCAGTAAAACCTCAAACAGTTTCACACTTGAGTCGTTGAGCATAGAATTGCTTTCTGAAATGGAGTAG
- the LOC131263977 gene encoding zinc finger protein 2-like, translating to MVTYKLQNFPNVCVHCLRPATVFPDFQPVQFFSQDMNTTVETASLELINNDKLTAEMMYPNRNSMLPEKMCKYCLTTIVTFYQLRRRIECVRRFNVGLVKLIQGNPVDLIELFTTDGDFLVALLKNLGICDNNSDSVTVENLIEDLSSFKLIDSSQKAEYTVMDVAPAEQPVQEIQLPTAFALSVNGIILNNVKVVCNNTNQVERIAPVVNATNSPIHIISDSSDDEAEKPKDATIETAEPLPQNGTVTAVEAQPTQSSGSPVRKRGKRMSDVVYSCQICIRTFRSVNGYTGHMEKFHRTPLVPKPSSGVYPCKPCSLTFNTLIDLRNHCHATHKGGAHACTICSILFDNKDSLKTHMEIVHNTQTYFYCNICVQIFEDASELANHKILHTSPAPTTCGKCLGSFANSNDMNKHVCITYRDDFMCCGVDFEDHIKYAGHMKTKHNTFTMVRPRIPPGMLYSKFCSQLRGERFFCGFCDKKFSTDEEYQKHMVSREHFIHALVIS from the exons ATGGTGACCTATAAACTACAAAACTTCCCGAACGTTTGTGTCCACTGTTTACGCCCAGCAACTGTTTTCCCGGACTTCCAACCCGTTCAATTTTTTAGCCAGGATATGAATACTACAGTGGAAACAGCAAGCTTAGAATTAATAAACAATGACAAACTAACTGCCGAGATGATG TATCCCAACCGGAACAGTATGCTGCcggaaaaaatgtgtaaatacTGTTTAACAACTATTGTCACATTTTATCAACTTCGTCGGCGTATAGAATGTGTGAGAAGATTCAACGTTGGTCTGGTAAAGCTCATTCAAGGAAACCCCGTTGACCTCATAGAGCTCTTCACAACGGACGGAGACTTTCTAGTGGCTTTGCTAAAAAATCTGGGCATCTGCGATAACAACTCCGACAGCGTAACCGTGGAGAACCTCATCGAGGatctttcttcttttaaaCTGATCGACAGTAGCCAGAAAGCAGAGTACACTGTCATGGATGTGGCGCCTGCGGAACAACCTGTTCAGGAAATCCAACTACCCACCGCCTTTGCTTTGTCCGTGAATGGAattattttgaacaatgtaaaAGTTGTATGCAACAACACGAACCAGGTTGAGCGAATTGCTCCAGTTGTAAATGCTACGAATTCTCCGATACACATTATCTCCGATTCTTCGGACGACGAAGCTGAGAAACCCAAAGATGCCACAATAGAAACAGCAGAACCGTTGCCGCAGAATGGAACCGTAACAGCGGTAGAAGCGCAACCAACACAGAGTTCCGGAAGTCCTGTACGTAAACGTGGTAAACGTATGTCCGATGTTGTGTATTCCTGTCAGATCTGTATCAGAACTTTTCGAAG TGTCAACGGTTATACAGGTCATATGGAAAAATTCCACAGAACCCCGCTCGTGCCAAAACCATCGTCAGGCGTTTATCCTTGCAAGCCATGTTCATTAACGTTCAATACATTGATTGACCTCAGGAACCACTGCCACGCTACCCATAAGGGTGGAGCGCATGCCTGTACCATCTGTTCTATCCTTTTTGATAACAAAGATAGTCTGAAAACTCATATGGAAATTGTTCATAAC acgcaaacatatttttattgcaatatCTGCGTGCAAATATTCGAAGATGCATCGGAATTAGCAAACCACAAAATTCTCCATACGTCACCGGCACCGACAACGTGCGGAAAGTGTCTTGGATCTTTTGCCAACAGTAATGACATGAATAAGCACGTTTGCATCACGTACCGGGACGATTTCATGTGCTGTGGAGTAGACTTCGAGGATCATATCAAGTACGCCGGGCATATGAAGACGAAACATAATACCTTCACGATGGTAAGGCCGAGAATTCCCCCCGGTATGCTGTACAGTAAATTTTGTTCCCAATTGCGCGGTGAG CGATTCTTCTGCGGATTCTGCGACAAAAAATTCAGTACAGATGAAGAATACCAGAAGCATATGGTATCACGCGAACATTTCATTCATGCTTTGGTAATATCATGA
- the LOC131263978 gene encoding casein kinase II subunit alpha, whose product MTLPSSARVYADVNSHKPREYWDYENYIVDWVNQDDYQLVRKLGRGKYSEVFEAIKMTSNEKCVVKILKPVKKKKIKREIKILENLRGGTNIITLLAVVKDPVSRTPALIFEHVNNTDFKQLYQTLTDYDIRYYLYELLKALDYCHSMGIMHRDVKPHNVMIDHENRKLRLIDWGLAEFYHPGQEYNVRVASRYFKGPELLVDYQMYDYSLDMWSLGCMLASMIFRKEPFFHGHDNYDQLVRIAKVLGTEDLFAYLDKYNIELDPRFNDILSRHSRKRWERFVHSENQHLVSPEGLDFLDKLLRYDHFERLTAREAMEHPYFAIIVNGQMPPPPTSSAKGGSN is encoded by the coding sequence ATGACGCTGCCGAGCAGTGCCAGGGTGTATGCGGATGTAAATTCGCATAAACCACGTGAATATTGGGACTACGAAAACTACATCGTCGACTGGGTGAACCAAGATGACTACCAGCTAGTGCGGAAACTGGGCCGGGGCAAGTATAGCGAGGTGTTCGAGGCGATCAAAATGACGAGCAACGAAAAGTGCGTGGTGAAAATCTTGAAGCCGgtcaagaagaaaaagatcaaaCGCGAGATTAAGATTCTGGAGAATCTCCGGGGCGGCACTAACATCATCACGCTGCTGGCGGTCGTGAAGGATCCGGTCTCCCGTACACCGGCACTCATTTTCGAGCATGTGAACAACACCGACTTCAAGCAGCTCTACCAAACGCTCACAGACTACGACATCCGGTACTATCTGTACGAGCTGCTGAAGGCACTGGACTACTGCCACAGCATGGGCATCATGCACCGCGACGTGAAGCCCCATAACGTAATGATCGATCACGAGAACCGCAAGCTGCGTCTGATCGATTGGGGCTTGGCCGAGTTCTACCATCCCGGGCAGGAGTACAACGTGCGCGTCGCTAGTCGCTACTTCAAGGGACCGGAGCTGCTGGTCGATTACCAGATGTACGACTACTCGCTCGATATGTGGTCGCTCGGATGCATGCTGGCATCGATGATTTTCCGCAAGGAGCCGTTCTTCCACGGGCACGACAACTACGACCAGCTGGTGCGCATCGCGAAGGTGCTCGGCACCGAAGACCTTTTCGCCTATCTGGACAAATACAACATCGAGCTAGATCCGCGCTTCAATGACATTCTGTCCCGTCATTCGCGCAAACGATGGGAGCGATTCGTGCACTCGGAAAACCAGCACTTGGTGTCGCCCGAGGGGCTCGATTTTCTCGACAAGCTGTTGCGCTACGATCACTTCGAGCGTCTGACCGCGCGGGAGGCCATGGAGCATCCGTACTTTGCCATCATTGTCAATGGGCAGATGCCACCACCGCCGACCTCCTCCGCCAAGGGTGGTAGCAATTAA